In Montipora foliosa isolate CH-2021 chromosome 9, ASM3666993v2, whole genome shotgun sequence, the DNA window AGCTCTAAAAAATCCAGAACTAACTCGCAGGATTCGTGCGCGGTATAACCACGTATTCTCGTGGAGAATAAATGGCGGACACACTGGAATTAGCGTTCAAAGACGCGTTCAACCaggtttgcaatgtttttggaTTTGACAGCTTGAATACGCACCAGGAGGTGTCCATCAAATACATTGTTCAAGAGAAGAAGGATATTTTTGTAAATCTTCCAACGGGTTTTGGAAAGTCGTTGATTTACCATGCTTTGCCGTTGGTTTACTCGTGCTTGCAGTCAACTGACGAGAATATTAAATATCACCGTCGTGATTTCTCCGCTTAACAGCCTGATAAAAGATCAAATGTTGCGGCTAAATTCCCTGGGAATCACTGCCGTATCTTTGGCTGAAATGGCCACCGTAAAACAAACGAAAGAAGTAAAGAATGGGGAATATTCAATTGTCTTCGGATCACCTGAACTATGGCTTGGATACGAAACATGGAGGAAAATGGCAATGAGCGAGTTCCACCGGAAATCTGTCAGAGCAGTTACTGTCGACGAGGCTCATGTTATTTGTCACTGATAAGTGTTAAAGTCTCTAGTACGTCTCCGTGCAGTCCCCCATTCTCGTAAATCAGTTCCAGCTGTTCTGatgcatgacatatctaacaatTTATCGACTCCAAATAATGCTGATTTATTGATTTCTTAAGCAAGCATTTATTCatataaaacaaggtcatcttcaagaggtgactattttgttaaaccctcaagaattgccaaacaaattaaatcattttcaatatatggtgtaaaaatttggaatagtttacctcgtgaaattcgccatctatccaaaaacaattttaaaattaaaaaccacaGTATCCTACttcaaagactttcagaagaaaatgactgtattgatttatctgtcttaataacaaaaatacttaataatcTGGCTTCTGATATTTGCACTTTCTATTGATTTTAGATATTTACTTGTTTTAGTTGACTGCATGTTTTGTACACTAGTTATTTGTATACCTGTTCGTTCTACAATGTCTTGTCGGTGAAACACAAATGAataccgtagctttctctacttgttctctcttttatacACGCGTAAAGATACGATGAGTGCAGATTGAACATGATCAtataataatgaaattctacaataaacaattgatataagctacatgtaacttGATCAATCATGCCTAGTGTCTTGCAATTGCCTTTCGCCATCCTTTTTACACGAAGGGAAACACTACCGCCAAAATATCCCCTAATTTCTTCGCTAATTTCGTCCACCTTTTGCAGGGCATTATTGAATCGCACAAAACGATTGTAGCACTGCGTGCGACAAATGGCCAGCTTTTCACAGTCGACGTAAACAGAAAGATCAACGTTTGTGGCACGATATACCAAAGAACATATGTCAACATTGCTTTTACCAAACACACGTATCTTCTCCTTAGCCGCCGAGAACTTCCCTCTACAAAGAATGCAGCATTCACAATCGTGAGAAATCTTCTTGGGAGTTTCGTTCATGGTTGTTTATATCACTCATAATCACGCTCCACAACTGAGAATCTTACCTGTATGGCTTGTATTTCAGACACGCAATTGCGCGAAGTCGCGCAACAGTAACGCGAGCTTGCTTCTATCATacaatttgattggtcaaaaacctaacaaaagatcttacgtcacagaaatcgttttgcagctcgaactcgcagacgttacttttcgggggagagaaacgaccgccggaaatacgtctgcgttcgcaggctagttcGAGCGTTGCTTTAAAAGAGCGTTCAGTTGGGGAATATTTTATTCTCCAACAGCAGCTTAAATTTATGGCGGAAAACACTTCAGACGACGACATTCTCAGAGAAGAAGATATTTCCGTTGAGGACAACTTGGAAGGGATGGCAACAggaagcaagagttcgacggtGTCGAGTGACAATGCAGAGCTAAAGGCTCTGCTCACTTCAATGAACGAAACGATGAAAGCCATGAGCGAATCGCTCCGCGGCTCAGGGGACAAGCCGACCCCCAAACCGGCAGAATCTGCCAAACGAGGTCGAAAGACCAATAATGGTTCTCATGAATCGCTCAGCGATTCCGCAGAGTCGGATGCTGAACAGCTTTTGGAACCAAACAAGCGCCAAAAAATCCAGGATGGCGACGAAGAAGAAGATACCTTGCTCGACGAGATCGTACAGTCAGTGACTGAAACTGAGAAGACTGATGCGAAAATCTCGGAGAAACTCGCGAAAATCGT includes these proteins:
- the LOC137970510 gene encoding uncharacterized protein, which gives rise to MAENTSDDDILREEDISVEDNLEGMATGSKSSTVSSDNAELKALLTSMNETMKAMSESLRGSGDKPTPKPAESAKRGRKTNNGSHESLSDSAESDAEQLLEPNKRQKIQDGDEEEDTLLDEIVQSVTETEKTDAKISEKLAKIVENRWLNKLSDGQFREKTEKYLRPANCDNFITPKVNPEIWERLDRQTRGRDLKLSTLQSTTTKVGYICTKATDLLFASPKGKQVSRH